A segment of the Streptomyces sp. ITFR-21 genome:
CAGCGCAGGCATGCACGGACAGTTGCGGGACCTGCCGTGGAACCAGGCGACGGCGAGGTTCTACGACCGCACCACCGGCCACGGGCGCCCGGAGACTGGGCTGTCCCGAGTTTCGTGGAGTCCGGTGATCTTGTCTCAGGCGGACTGTGGGACTGCTTCCTGGCTTCGCCGGTAGTCCTGTTCGTACTCGGCGGGCGGCACGTAGTCGAGTGCGGAGCGGAGGCGTTCTTCGTTGTACCGGGTGATCCACTGGAAGATCGCCTGTTCGACCTGCTCGACGTCCTTCCGGGGGCCCTGCGTCTCGGTCAGCTCGGCCTTGAACGTTCCGTTCGGAGCCTCGGCCGTCGCGTCGTCGTACGAGTCGGCGACGGACCCGACGGAGGCGCCGGTGCCGGCGAGCCGGTCGGTACACCGAATCGATACGTATCGAGCGATTTCAGCCTGTCGCCGTGATGGACGAGGCCGGGGTCCTTCTTGATCCTCCGCCTCCACAGGGCCGTCTCCAGTGCGTCCAGCGGGAGTTCGGTCCGCATGTGGTTGGCGACCTGCCGGCCGACGGTCATCCGGGAGTACAGGTCCAGGACGAAGGCCACGTACGCCCCGGACCAGGCCCGGCCGTCAGCCGCTCGACGGTGCAGCGGGCCACCCCGTGGCCCCTGCGCCGAACGGCGCGGGTGGTCCGGCGGGCACCATACGTGCCGCCGGACTCCGTGTGGACCTGTCCGAGCAGCGGCATGAGCTGCTCGTCACGCGGCCGACGGGCCGACTTCGGCCGCTTCTCGCGAGCGGAATACGTCGATGGCGACAACTCAGGAACCCGGCAGGCGGGATCGACCCCGAGACCTTTGTCACGCGGGTGGTCGATCACCCGCCCGGCCTCGTCCGGGGACGGCCGGTCTCCTGGGCAGAAAAACACCGAGGGTGCCTTGAGGATCTCATCCGCCCGCCCCAACTCGGCATACTGCCGGCGGCGTTGCCTGAGCCCGTCCTGTTCATCGCCGGTCAGCCGGTCAGCCGGTCACCGCGCTCACCGCGGTCGGCCTCGGCCTGGCGGGCCCAGCCGCGCAAAGCCTCCTTGCGGATGCCCAGATCCTTTGCGACACGCGCGATCGGGCGGCCGGTCGCGCTGACCTCACGGACCGCGCGCTCACAGAGCTCATCGGGATATTGACGGGATGCCGGCATGGCGCCGGTGGTTCCCCTTCGCCAGGATCGTAACCCCGGTATCAGGGACTCCACCCAACTCAGAGCAGCTCACCGCGAGTTCTACCGCCGTTCTGGGTTTGTGCCAGGGGTGGTCGCAACCGGCGACCGGGGTCTTGCCCGCGGGTTACCAATGAAGGCGACACAGCGCGGAAGGAGGTGGACGGAATGAAGAAGATCAAGATCCGCAAGGCCGGCTCGGTGCGCCTGACGACCTCCGCTTCGCTTTACGGCGGTCCCCCCTGCGACGTGGCCTGACTGTGACAACCTCGGCGATGGGCCAGCCGGCACCGCGCCCATCGCCGAGGTCCGCCCAGCACCGCGTCCCACCGTGCTCCGTTCCGAACACCAACCCCTCGGGGGAGCCATGCCCGAACCATCGCCCGCCTCCGCCGAGGCTGCCCCCGCCAGGAAGACGGCGGTACAGGCCCACGACGAACCGCTTGCCTTCCACCCGCTGACCTTTCAGCCCGAAGGCGACGAAGTGACGGTGGGCCGGATGGACGAGGGCACCTTCGTCGTACTGCCCGCCGACGGTGCCGCGCTGCTCCAGCGGCTGGTCGAAGGCACGCCGCCGCGGCAGGCGGCCTGCTGGTACGAGCAGGAGTACGGAGATGCCGTCGACATCGACGACTTCGCCGCCGAGCTGACGGAACTCGGCTTCCTGCGTGCGGACGGCATCCCCGAGCTGTCGTTCGCGCGTTCCCTGCGGTGGCGGCAGCTGGGCCGCGCGGTCTTCTCCCCTGTCGGTGCGGTGCTCTACACGGCGCTGCTGGCGGCGTGCGTCCTTGTGGTCGTGCGCGTCCCCGATGCGGCACCGCGCTACCACAACGTCTTCTTCACCCACTACATGTCGGTTCTCACGCTGACGCTGTTCGTTGGCCAGCTCCCGCTGATCCTGGCGCACGAGTCCGCGCACGCCCTGGCCGGACGGCGGCTTGGCGTGCCCTCGCGGCTGTCTGTCGGACGACGGCTTTACTACGTGGTGTTCGAGACCAACCTCGACGGGCTTGCGGGGGTGCCACGACGCAGCCGCTACCTGCCGATGCTCGCGGGCATGCTTACCGACGTCGGTTGCTTCGCGGTACTCACCCTGCTCGCCGCCGGCACCCACCGTGCGGGCGGTGGCTTCCCGCCGGCCGGTGCCGTACTTCTCGCGCTGGCCTACGCCACGTTGCTGCGCCTGGTGTGGCAGGGGTACTTCTTCCTCCAGACGGACATCTACTACCTGATCGTCACGGTGC
Coding sequences within it:
- a CDS encoding integrase core domain-containing protein; this translates as MEAEDQEGPRPRPSRRQAEIARYVSIRCTDRLAGTGASVGSVADSYDDATAEAPNGTFKAELTETQGPRKDVEQVEQAIFQWITRYNEERLRSALDYVPPAEYEQDYRRSQEAVPQSA
- a CDS encoding transposase, with the protein product MPASRQYPDELCERAVREVSATGRPIARVAKDLGIRKEALRGWARQAEADRGERGDRLTG
- a CDS encoding IS3 family transposase, producing the protein MFFCPGDRPSPDEAGRVIDHPRDKGLGVDPACRVPELSPSTYSAREKRPKSARRPRDEQLMPLLGQVHTESGGTYGARRTTRAVRRRGHGVARCTVERLTAGPGPGRTWPSSWTCTPG